The following DNA comes from Caulobacter sp. X.
GCGCCGGCGGCGAAGCTCTGGTACATCATCAGGCACATAACCCCCCATTTCAGCGAGCCCAGGGCCTGCCAGAACTTCACACGCTCCAATGGGATGTCGCCGCCGTGGCCGGCTAGCAGCTCCGCATAGTCCCCAAAGCCGCCGACCGGCTTTCGCCACTCGCCGAAGCGCCAGGAATTGACGCACATCCAGCCGAGGTCCTCGGCCGGATCGCCCAGATGCGCCAGCTCCCAGTCGAGCACGCCGACCAGGCCTTGCTCGGGATGGATCATCAGATTGCCATTCCGGAAGTCGCCGTGGACCAGCACCGGCTTGTCGGGCGGCGGCGGCGCGATGGCCTCCAGCCAGCGGAAGGCGGCCTCCAGGATCGGCCGCGGGGCCTTCATCTGGCGATAGAGGTCTTCGTAGCGCGCCAGCTCGCCTCGAGCGTCCGATGTGGTCAGCGGCGGCAGGCCTTCGATTGGGATGGCGTGAATGCGAGCCAGGACCTCGCCGCAGCGGCGGGCCAGGCCAGGACGGACGCCGGCGAAGGCCTCGTCGCGGACGATCCGTCTCCCCAGGGTCTCGCCCTCAAGGCGACGCATGACATAGGCCTCGCCGAGACCATCGTCGGGTTCACAGACGTGGACCACGCTGGGCGCGGGCGCGCCGGCTATGTCGGCGGCGCGGATCAGAGCCGCTTCGCTGGCCAGAGGCAGGGCGGTGTCGCGCGGCAAGGCGCCGTCTGGCCGTCGGCGCAGGATCAGCGGCGCGCCATCGTCGAGATCGAAGGCCCAGGTTTCGAGGCTGGCCCCGCCTGACAGTCGGCGAGCGTTGCGAGCGCCTGTCGCGGCGGGCGACAGGCGCGGGGCGAGGCGGTCCAGGGCGGCGGCGACATCCATGGAAGGGAAGCTTCCAGCCTTGACCCGGCGTCAGGCAAGAGGCCCTCATCTTTACGGCGAGGCCGGCGCGCCTTAGGCAGGACTCCACCCGTTTCGCTGTACAGGATTTCCGATGCCTTCCGGTCTCGCCGCGCTGCTCGATGACGTCGCCGGCATCACCAAGCTGGCCGCCGCCTCGCTGGACGACGTGACCGGCGCGGCCGGCAAGGCGGGGTCCAAGGCCGTGGGCGTGGTGGTCGACGACACCGCCGTGACGCCCGGCTACGCCATGGGCTTCACGCCCGACCGTGAGCTGCCGATCGTGTGGAAAATCGCGCTGGGCTCGTTGCGCAACAAGCTCTTGTTCCTGCTGCCCGGCGCCATGCTGCTGTCGGCCTTCGCGCCCTGGGCCGTCACGCCGATCCTGATGTGCGGCGGCGCCTATCTGGCCTTCGAGGCGACCGAGAAGGTGGTGGAGGCCTTCACGCCCGAGAGCGAGGGCGAAGCTCCCGAGGCGCTCGCCATGAGCGCGCCGGAGCTGGAGAAGCAGAAGGTGGCCGGCGCCATCCGCACCGACCTCATCCTGTCGGCCGAGATCATGGCCATCGCCTTGGCCGATGTGACCGCGCAGCCGCTCGCGATCCAAGCCGCCGCGCTGACCGTGGTCGGCGTGCTGCTGACCATCGGCGTCTATGGCGCCGTCGCCCTGATCGTGAAGATGGACGACATCGGCCTGCACTTGTCTCGCGGCAAGGTCCAGAGCCTGCGCGGCTTCGGGAGGGGGCTGGTCAAGGCCATGCCCTGGACCATGGAGGCCCTGACCGTGATCGGCACCGCCGCCATGCTGTGGGTCGGCGGCGGCATCATCGTCCACGGGCTGGAGAGATTCCACCTGACACCCGTGCCGCACTGGGTCGAGGGTTTCTCGCACTGGGCGGGCCAGGCGCCGGGAGTCGGCGCGGTGACCGGCTGGCTGGCCTTTGCGCTGGGCTCGGCCGTGGTGGGTCTCGCGGTCGGCGGCGTCCTGGCGGGTGTGATGCACCTTTGGCGTCACCGCAAGGGCGCGGCGTCGCACTAACCCGCTTCGTTCAAGGACGAGACGGGCTTCCAGTCGAATAGCTCTTGGAGCATCCGCAGCGCCTGACCGCGCGGCGAGGTGAGCTCCGGGTCACGCGCCAGGATCAAACGCGCGTCGTCGGCGGCCACGGCGATCAAGTCGCGGTGCGCGACCGGATCGGCCAGGCGATAGGCCGGGAAGCCGCTCTGCTTCAGGCCCAGAGGATCGCCGCCGCCGCGCAGCTCAAGGTCCTTCTCGGCGATCTCGAAGCCGTCGTCGCTGCGGCGCAGGATGTCGAGGCGCTTCTGGGCGACCTCGGACAGCGGCGGGTCGTAGAGCAGCACGCACGAGCTCTCGCGCGTCCCCCGGCCGACCCGGCCGCGCAGCTGATGCAGCTGGGCCAGGCCGAAGCGGTCGGCGTGCTCGATGACCATGATGCTGGCGTTGGGGACATTGACCCCGACCTCGACCACCGTGGTGGCGACCAGCACGCTGACCTCGCCATCAACGAAGCGTTGCATGACCGCGTCCTTTTCGGCGGGCGGCATCTGGCCGTGGACCAGGCCGACACCCGGCAGGTGGCGGGCCAGGTCGGCGGCGCGGTCCTCGGCGGCGCGCAGGTCAACCTTGTCCGACTCCGAGACCAGCGGGCAGATCCAGTAGGCCTGGGCGCCGCCGGCGATCGCCGCGCGCAGGCGCTCGACGATCTCGGGCACGCGCGGCGTCGGCGCGGCGCGAGTGGCGACCGGCGTGCGCCCGGGCGGCTTCTCGTCGATGCGCGAGACATCGAGGTCGCCGAACACGGTCAGCTCCAAGGTGCGCGGAATGGGGGTGGCCGACATCGCCAGCAGGTGAACACCCCAGTCGACGTTGGGCGGCCCTTTGTCCTGCAGCCGGCGACGTTCGTTGACGCCGAAGCGGTGCTGCTCGTCGATGATGGTCAGGGCTAGCGCTTTGAAGGCGACGTCGTCCTGGAAGAGGGCGTGGGTGCCGACCGCGATGTGATGGGTCCCGTCGGCGAGGCCGGCCAGCTTGGCGGCGCGGCCCGCGCCCTTGTCGCGGCCGGTCAGCAGGATCACCGAAAGGCCCAGCGCCTCCAGCGGTCCGGTGATGGTCTCGAAGTGCTGGCGGGCCAGGATCTCGGTCGGCGCCATCAGGGCCGATTGCAGGCCGGCGCTGGCCGCGTCGGCCATGGCCAGCATGGCGACCACGGTCTTGCCCGAGCCGACGTCGCCCTGCAGCAGCCGGCTCATCCGCTCGCCCGAGACGAGGTCGCCGCGGATTTCCGACAGCGACCGGATCTGGGCGCCGGTCAGCTTGAAGGGCAGGGCTTTCTCGGCGGCTTCGGACAGCGGTCCGGCCGGGATCAGCGGTCCCGGATGCGAGCGGCGCGCGGCCTTACGCTGGGCAAGGGCCAGCTGGTGGGCCAAGAGCTCGTCATAGGCGAGGCGGCGGCGCGGACGGACTAGCGGCGACAGGTCCGCTTCGCTGGCGGGCGCGTGCAGGGCCGCCAGCGCCTCGCGCCAGGCTGGCAGGCGTTCGCGCTCGCGCCAGGCGGCGTCCTGCCATTCGGGGAGATCCGGCGCGCGATCCAGCGCCTCCAGGGCGAACTTGCGGAAGGTGCGTGAGGGCAAGCCCGCCGTGGCCGGATAGACGGTCTCGACCTCGGGGATGTCGCCAGCGCGCTCCTCGGCGACGATGTAGTCCGGGTGGGCGATCTGTAGTTCCGAGGCGAAGCCTTCCGGGCGCTCGACCTTACCGCTGACCGCTCGCCGCGCGCCCTTGGGGTGCTGGCGCTCCAGATGCGGACCGTGGCCCTTGAACCAGATCAGCGTGAGGAAGCCCGTGCCGTCCCAGGCGCGGATCTTCCAGGGCTGGCCCAGGCGATGCGGCGGCTGGTGGCCGTCGATGGTGACGACGAAGGTCTGGACCTGTCCCTCGACGGCTTGGTCCACCGTCGTCACGCTCCGGCGGATCAGGCCGGTCGGGGCCGTGAAGAGCACGTCGCGCACGATCGGTCCCGCCAGCTTCTCCAGTAGCGGCGCGACGCGCGGGCCCACGCCCTTGAGCGTGGACACCGAGGTGAACAGGGGAAAGAGAATCTCCGGGCGCATGTCTCGCGACCTTAGCCGCCCACGCGCCCGTCCGCAGCCACTGGGCTCAGATTGACTTGTTCATCACCGGCTGCAGGGCGATCACGATGTCGGAATACTCGTCCGCGCGCGACGCGCCCGAGACGTTGAGGCGGGTGTAGAGCCAGGTCGCGCCATGGCGGGCATACGCTTCTGACCAGCGGTTCTTGGCGTCGATCAGATTGTTGGCCTCGCCCGCGTAGACCACCGTTCCCTTGGCGTCGACATAGACATAGTTGCCCGCGATCGTAGTCGCGGGATCGCCGTTGTCGGCGAGCTTGTAGCGGTAGACGGCGCCCGAGGCGCCCTTGAGTTCGATGTAAGGCTTCACGCGGTCCTCGCCCTGGAAACACTCGGCGTAGACGCACAGGTCGTGAAGGGTCCCGTGGGCCAAATTAAGGCTACCAAGGAACTACCGCAGCACGCCCGATCTTGCCAGGAAACGCCTCGTCCGCTCCTCGCGCGGCGAGGCGAGGAGCGAGCGCGAAGGTCCTTGCTCCACGATGACGCCGCCGTCCATGAAAATCGTACGGTCGGCGACATCGCGCGCGAAATCCATCTGGTGGGTGACGATGACCATGGTCCGTCGTTCGGCCGCCAGATCGCGGATCACGGCCAGCACCTCGCCGACGAGTTCGGGATCGAGGGCCGAGGTCGGCTCGTCGAACAGGATGACTTCGGGATCCATGGCCAGGGCGCGGGCGATGGCGCAGCGCTGCTGCTGGCCGCCGGAGAGGGCGGCCGGATAGGCGTCGGCGCGTTCGCCCAGGCCCACCTTCTCCAGCAGCGCCAAACCCTTGGCGCGAGCTTCGTCCGCGGGCGTCTTGCGGACGACGACCGGGCCTTCGATCACGTTCTCCAGCGCCGTGCGGTGCGGGAAGAGGTTGAAGCCCTGGAAGACGAAGCCGACTCGGCCGTTCAGCATCCTGGCCAGCGATGTCTTGCCGCCCGCCGTGACGCCGGCGATCGTCAGGTCTCCGCCATTGAGCGGCTCCAGGCCGGCCAGGCAGCGCAGCAGGGTGCTCTTGCCCGAACCGCTGGGGCCGATGATCGCCACCACCTCGCCGGGCGATACGGTGAGGTCGACGCCAGCCAGCACCGGCGTGTCGCCGAAGCTCTTCCTCAGGTCCTTGGCGTCGATCGCGCTCATCGGCGGCCCTCCGAGGCGCGGCGCTCCAGCCGGTGCTGCAGAGCCGCCAGGACCGTCGAGACGATCCAGTAGATGGCGGCCGCGGCCAGATACATCGTGAAGATCTCGTAGGTCCGCGCGGTGATCAGCTGGGTCTGGCGGAACAGTTCCGGCACCTGGATCGTCGCGGCCAGCGAGGTGTCCTTGACCAGGCTGATGAAGCTGTTGGACAGCGGGGCGACCGCGGTGCGGGCGGCCTGGGGCAGGATCACCCGGCGCAGGGCCTGGCCGCGGCTCATGCCCAGCACCGTCGCGGCCTCCCACTGGCCCTTGTCGACGGCGGCGATGGCGCTGCGCAGAATCTCGCAGGCATAGGCCGCGACGTTCAGCGAGAAGCCGATGCCGGCGGCGGCGAGGGCGGGCATCTCGATCCCGAACTGCGGCAGGCCATAATAGATCAGGAAGAGTTGCACCAGGAGCGGCGTGCCCCGGAAAGCGGAGACATAGACGCCGGCCGGCCAGCGCAGCAGGGGCGAGCGCGACAGGCGCATCAGGGCCAGGCCAAAGCCGAGCACGACGCCAACGCCCATGCCGATCACGCTCAGCACAACCGTGTAGCCGGCGCCCTTCAGCAGCAGCGGCGCCGACTGGCGCAGGAGATCGAGACCGGTCTCCATGCCTATTGGGTGACGTCCATGCCGAACCACTGCTGCGACAGGGCCGAGAGCTTGCCGCTGGAGCGAAGCGCGTTGATCGCCTGGTCGATGATGACCTTCAGCGCGGCGTCCTTCTTCATGGCGACGCCCGCGCCTTGGGCCGCGAAGGGCGGTCCGGACGCGACGAACTCGGGCGAGGTCTTGATGAAGTCGGCGGCGACCAGGCGGTCGTTCAGAACCGCGTCGATACGGCCGGCCTTCAGGTCCTGGTACTTGGTGGGATCGTCGTCATAGGTGCGCACGTCGGCGGTCGGCACATTGGCGCGTAGCCATTGTTCGTAGTTGGTGCCCAGGCCCACGCCGACCTTCTTGCCCGCCAGCTCCCCCGGCTTGGTTGGGCCCGGCTTGTCCTTCAGCGTGATGATCTGGATGCCCGAGATCGTGTAGGGCTCGGAGAAGTCGTACTTGGCCTTGCGGTCTGGCGTGATGGTGATCTGGTTGATCACGACGTCCACGCGGCCGGATTCCAGGGCGCCCAGCAGGCCGGCGAACGGCGCGGGGCGGAACTCGGGTTTCAGGCCCAGCTGCGCGGCCAGCGCCTTGGCGAAGTCGACCTCGAAGCCGGTCAGCTGTCCGTCCGCGCCCTGGAAGTTGAACGGCGGATAGGTGCCTTCCAGGCCCACCCGTAACGTTCCGGACGCCTTGATCCGTTCCCAACCGCTGGCGCCGGCCTCAGGCTTCTTGGCGCAGGCGGCCAGCAGGGCGAGGCCGAGGCCGGAAACAACGGCGCGGCGGGCGGGGAATCGCATCGAACGGACCCTTGGGCGAAATACTCTTGCGCATTTCTATACGGGTGCGCGCGGTTCGCCAGTCCGAACGTGGCCGAGGGCGTCGCGCCGCGATCATGACGAGGATTTAAGCTGACGCGCGGCGCCAAGTCTGGGCGCAGTCCCTTTCGCTCGCCCGCAATTGGAGAGACGACCTTGAAGGTCCTGCTTTTCTCGCTCGCCCTGATGGCCGCCCCGCCGTTGTCCGTCGAAGCTCAAACGGCGCCGGAGGCCGCGGCGAAGTCTCCCGACGTTGTCGCCCTCGAGGCGCTGAACGCCCAGTGGCTGACCGCCTACAAGACACGCGACGCCGCGGCGTTGGACCGCGTGCTGGCTGACGACTTCGAGGGCGTCTATCCGGGCGGCCGCATCATGAAGAAGGCCGACATTCTCAAGCTGGCGACCAATCCGGCGCGCTCGTTCGACACGGTGGCCTGGGAGGACGTCCGGATCGTCGTCATCGGTGATGTCGCGGTGCTGAGGGCGCGAGCGCGCATGACCGGGTCCTCGGCCGAAGGTCCGTTCTCCAGCATCAACGACTTCGCCGATGTCTATGTTCGTCGGCCGGGCGGCTGGCGGGCGATCTCCGCGCACGTGGTCCGCGTCACGGAGTAGCGCTCCGGCCTGTCAGCCGCGCTTGCGCACGAACACCGTACCGGCCGAATAGCCGGCGCCGAAGCTGCAGATCAGGCCTGTCTCGCCGGGCTGGAAGTCGTCATTGGCCGTGTGGAAGGCGATGATCGAGCCGGCCGAGCTGGTGTTGGCGTATTCGTCGAGGATGATCACGTTCTCGCCGGGCGCGGGGTCGCGGCCCAGCACCTTGCGGCCGATCATCTCGTTCATGTTGATGTTGGCCTGATGCAGCCACAGGCGCTTCAGGGTCGACGGATCCAGGCCCAGGTCCTTGGCGTGTTCGATGATCATCTCGCTGACCATCGGCACCACCTCGCGGAACACCTTGCGGCCCTCCTGGACGAACAGCTTGTCCTTGGCGTCGGCCCCTTCCGGGGCGGCGCGGTTCAGGAAGCCGAAGTTGTTGCGGATGTTGTTCGAGAACTGGGTCTTCAGGCGCGCGCCCAGGATTTCCCAGCCGTCCTTGGCCCGGTCGGCGTCCTCGATGATCACGGCCGTCGCCACGTCGCCGAAGATGAAGTGACTGTCGCGATCCTTGAAGTTCAGGTGGCCCGAGCAGATTTCGGGATTGACCATCAGCACCGCCTTGGCGCTGCCGGTCGTCACGAAGTCGGCGGCGGTCTTGATGCCGAAGGTCGCCGACGAGCAGGCGACGTTCATGTCGAAGGCGAAGCCCTCGATGCCCAGCGCCTGCTGGATCTCGATCGCCATGGCGGGGTAGGGGCGCTGCATGTTCGACGCGGCGCAGATCACCGCGCCGATCTCGCTGACCGGCTTGCCCCAGCGTTCGATCGCCTGCTTGGCGGCCTCGACGGCCATCTGCGCCAGGATCGAGATCTCGTCGTTCGGACGCTCGGGGATGATCGGTCGCATGACCTCGGGATCGACGATCCCAGACTTGTTCATCACGAAGCGCGACTTGATGCCCGAAGCTTTCTCGATGAACTCGGGCGAGGAGGGGGCGAGAGCGACGACCTCGCCGGCCGCGATGGCCTCGGCGTTGGCGGCGTTGAAGCGCTCGACATAGGTGTTGAAGGCTTCGACGAGCTCTGCGTTGGAGATGCTGTGAGGCGGGGTGAACAGCCCCGTGGCGGCGATGACAGCTTGCGGCAAGACGACGGTCCCGATGATACGCGCGGGCCTCGTCCTGTCTCAGGGCGGGCTCGCGTTCTGACGCTTGTTTGACGCCGTAGATAGCACGGAAGCCGGCCGCGTCATCCAGCGCCTTTTCGGCTTCGACACGCAATGGCCCCAAACGGGACCGTGAACCGCCGCATGCCCGCCGCGTTATCCGCTTAGCCCTAGGCTGGCTGAGGGAGCAAAGAGTACGCGTAGCATAGGAGTATAACAATGAAGACTCTCATCGCTGTCACCCTGGTCGCCGGTTCGGTCGTCGCGACCCCGATGTTCGCTCAAGCTCAGAATTCGACGGATGTCTATGGCTCGGTCAACTATGGCCAAACTCGGACCAAGGGCGCTGACACCGGCGCTATTCAGGGTCGCGTCGGCGCCAAGTTTACGCCTAATTTTGGCGTCGAAGGCGAAATCGCCGGCGGCGTCGATGGCGACACCGTTTATGCGCCCGGCGCGGCCAAGGTGAAAATGGAGCATCAGGCGGCCGCCTACGCGGTCGGCTACCTGCCGGTCACGCCCAACCTCGACCTGCTGGCCCGCGTCGGCTACGGCACGACCAAGTTCGAGACCAAGAACCCGGCGGCCACAAACTTCGACGGCAGTCGCGAAAGCTGGAACTACGGCGTGGGCGCCGAGTACAAGCTGGACGGCAAGAACGGCATCCGCGCCGACTGGACCAAGTCGGAATACACCAAGAGCGACCTGAGCTCGAACACGGTGTCGGTCGGCTACGTCCGCCACTTCTAAGCTTTGGTCTCACGATTGCTGAAGAACGGCGCGTCCCGCGGGGCGCGCCGTTTTCTTTGCGGCGACCGCCCGCGCCGCTTGACGACAGGGAGCGACGCCCTTCAATCTGAACAGCAATAAGATAAAAAGGGGAGGCGCGTTGGTCTTGGATAAGGCGCTGTTGATTCAGCTGGGCGGGTCCGTCGTCGCCGTCGCTCTGCTGGTGGCCGTGGCGGCCTGGCTGGGCGCGGCGCGGCCCACGCCGCCGCTGGACGTCGAGGCGGCCCAGTCTCTACTGGCCGTCGAATTCCCGGATCATGCGCCGGCCGCTATCTGGATCGCCGCCGATGGGGCGGGCCTCATCGCGCGCGAGAACGACCAGGCCCTGGTGATCTGGCGGCGCGGCGACGGCTATGTCGCGCGCGAGGCGGCCTGGAGCGCCGTCTCAAATCTTCGTCCGAGCAACGGACGTCTTTCCATGCGGGTGGGCGACGGCCGTCCCGTCTTCGCGGTCGCTGATGACCGCTGGCCGCCCAAGGAGCTCGCTTGATGCTGAAACCGAGTTTTGATCCCGTTCAGCTGGCGATCCCGTTCTTCGTTCTGGCGATCGTGCTGGAAGTCCTGCTGGGCCGCTTCGGCAAGGCCAAGGCGAACTACGAGACCCGCGACACAGCTGTGTCCCTGAGCATGGGCCTAGGCAGCACGGTCGCTGGAATCCTGTTTGGCGGGATCATCTTCGCGGCCACGGTGTGGGTCTGGAACCACCGGATTTTCACGATCCCCATGACGGCGGTCTGGGCCTGGGTGGCGGTCTTCCTGCTGGAGGACCTGACCTACTACTGGTTCCACCGCATCGCCCATGAACGCAGGGTCTGGTGGGCCAGCCACGTCAACCACCACACCTCGACCCACTACAATCTCTCGACCGCGCTCCGGCAGACCTGGACCGGCGGGGTGGCCGGCACCTGGCTGCTGTGGCTGCCGCTGTCCTTCATCGGCTTTCCGCCGGCCATGGTGGCGATCCAGAAGGGCGTCAGCCTCGTCTACCAGTTCTGGATTCACACCGAGGCGATCAAGCGCATGCCGCGCTGGTTCGAGGCGGTGTTCAACACGCCCTCCCATCACCGGGTGCACCACGCGCGCAACGCCCGCTACCTGGACGCCAACTACGCCGGCATCCTGATCATCTGGGACCGCCTGTTCGGCACCTTCATCCCGGAGACCGACGAGGAGCCCTGCCGCTATGGGACGGTGAAGAACCTCGGCAACTTTAACCTGCTGCACAACGTCTTCCATGAGTGGGTCGGGATAGGCCGCGACGTGGCGGGGTCGAAGTCGCCGCGCGAGGCTCTCGGCTATGTCTTCGGCCCGCCCGGCTGGAGCCCCGACGGCTCGCGCGAGACGTCGCACACGCTGAAGGCCAAGTGGCGGGCGCGGGAGGAGGCGGCTAGTCGCGTAGCAGAGGCAAGGACAGACCCGTCGCCTGGCGCGTCGCCAGCATCTCGCGCCGGAACCTGAACAGCTCGGCGGGACGGCCGCCGGTCTCGGCGTCGAGGCGGCCCAGGCCCTCGACCAGTTCCTCGCGCTCAACGACGCGGCGGAAGTTCTGTTTGTGCAGCGGCACGCCGGCGATCGCCTCGACCGTGCGCTGCAGGGTCGAGAGGGTGAACTCCTCGGGTGTCAGCTCGAACACGACCGGGCGGTACTTGATCTTGCCGCGCAGGCGCGAGAGGCCCGTGGCCAGGATGCGCCGGTGGTCGGAGATCATCGGCTCGCCGAGCGCCGCCGACAGCGCCTCGGGCTCGGCGGGATCGTGGCCGTCGGCCCGGGCCCGGTCGCGGGCGGCCTCAGGCGCCAGGCCGGCTTCGTAGAGCAGCTCGTAGCGCTCGAGCACGCGCTCCTCGTTCCAGGGCGCGCCGTCCAGGGCGAAGGCCAGGCGCGCGCGGGACCACTTGCCGGCGTCGTCGCCAGCCCACCGGCGCAGAGCGGGGGCGATGGCCTCGTCGAGCAGGGCGGGGCGGCCGGCGCGCCAGTCCTCCCACGGGAAGAACCGGCTCCACGGGGCCCAGGCGGTGTCCGGCGCGTCGGTGTCGACCGCCTTGGGCGTCAGGCCCAGATAGCCGACCGAGACGACGCGCGCGGCGCCGGCGCCGACCTCGGCGCGCGGCGCGTCGCGGCCCTTGTCGCCGAAGGTGTAGAGCTGCTCGACATAGCCCAGCTGGAACCGGGTCTGCGCGGTCACGAAGGCGCGCAGGCCCAGCTCGAACGTGCGATGCGCCTCGGGGTCGAACGGGCCGAAGGGCAGGCCCGACAGCGGGGAGGCGACGTCGGTGACGGCGTCGTGCGGTCGCACGGTCAGGACGACGGCCTCGCCGTCGCGGATCGCGACGACCACCGCCGACAGACCGATGACGACCGAGATGCTCATCGCGCGGCCATCACTCGGTCTCGAAGGCCGCGCCGGGCGCGGACTCATAGCCGGCGGCGCGTGACAGGACGTGGAAACGTTGGACGTAACGCGCCTGGGCCTCGAACGGCGGCAGGGGCGTGATGTGGAGATCGTAGCCGACGGGCGGCGCGCCGAAGATCGACAGCGACTCCTCGTGATTGAAGCCCGCCAGCTGGGTGGCCTCGAAGAAGGCGCAGGCGCGGTCGGCCTGCTTGATCAGCTTCTTGATCGGGGCGGGGGTCTTGGGCGGCAGGCCGAAGCGGATGTGGATCGCGTCCTCGAGCCTGGCCTCGAAATCCTTGTAGCTGACGCCCAGCGCCGCCTTGAACGGGCTGATCATGTCGCCGATCACATATTCGCTGGCGTCGTGCAGCAGGGCGGCCAACCGCCAGCGGGGCTCAAGGTCGGGCTTGATGTGCGCGGCGATCTCTTCGACCACCAGGCTGTGCTGGGCGACCGAGAAGCCGTGGTCGCCGACTGTCTGGCCGTTCCAACGCGCGACGCGCGCCAGGCCGTGGGCGATGTCCTCGATCTCGATGTCCATCGGCGACGGATCGAGCAGGTCGAGCCGACGTCCTGACAGCATCCTCTGCCATGCGCGGGGCGGTTTGCCCTTGTGCAGCCCTTTGGCCACGAGATCGTTCCTCACGGTGAAGGTGGTTGACTGACCTATCGGTTGAGAAAGATCAATGAGACTGTCGCCGTCATCTGTGGAAATGCCCCTAAAGGGAGTTCGATCATGAGCTGGGCGAGAATTATGGTTCCTCTCGCGGGAACCGCGCACGATCAGACGGTTGTGCAGCTGGCCGCCAAGCTGGCGGGCGCTTTCCAGGCCGAGCTGGCCTGCGTCCATGCGCCAGCCGACATGGCGGACCTGATGCCCTGGATGGGCGAGGGCTTCATGGGCGGCGTGCAGGTCACGGCGCTGGAAAGCCTGAAGGAAGCGGCCCAGGAAGGCGCCAAGGCCTGCGCCAAGGTCGCCGCTGACGTTTCCTATCCCCACACGAAGGTCATCAGTCTGGAGTCGCCCGTCTGGGCGGGCCTGGCCATGGAAGGCCGCCTGTCCGACGTCATCGTCTTCGACGACGCCGCCGCCCGGGGACGTGGCCCCTTGGCCGAGGCCTTCCAGCAGCTGGTCGCCGACGAGCAGCGACCGACCCTGGTGGCCCGTACGGGCTTCAAGCCCGACGGCGTCGCGGTCGTGGCCTGGGACGGCGGCAAGGAAGCCAGCCGCGCCATGCGGACGGCCCTGCCGCTGCTGCAGAAGGCCTCTTCGGTTGTCGTGGTCGGCGCGCCGTCGGCTTCGTCGCGCGCCTTCGAACTGGATCGCCTGGTCGCCTTCCTCGGCGCGAGAGGCGTCAAGGCGACGGCCAAGGTGCTGGAGGGCTCGGGCGACGCTGGCGGGCTGCTGCTGAACGCCGCGCGCGACGCCGGCGCGAACCTGCTGGTCGCCGGCGCGTTTGGTCATCCCCGGCTGCAGGAGTTCATCTTCGGCGGGACAACCCGGACGCTGCTGAACAGCGATGGTCCGTCGCTGTTCCTGTCGCACTGATCTCGTCCAACCATAAGAAAAGAAAGGGAGACGACCGCATGTCTCTTTCGCGCATCGTTCTGCGCCTGGCGCGCAATCCCGGCACGGAGTTCGCCGGCGGCGACGACCATCGCGGCTATGCCTTGACCGCGCCGCTGACGGCGGACGGCCACATCGACGAGGACGCCTTCTCGAAGGTCAAGGGCGAGTGCAG
Coding sequences within:
- the tcyJ gene encoding cystine ABC transporter substrate-binding protein, with product MRFPARRAVVSGLGLALLAACAKKPEAGASGWERIKASGTLRVGLEGTYPPFNFQGADGQLTGFEVDFAKALAAQLGLKPEFRPAPFAGLLGALESGRVDVVINQITITPDRKAKYDFSEPYTISGIQIITLKDKPGPTKPGELAGKKVGVGLGTNYEQWLRANVPTADVRTYDDDPTKYQDLKAGRIDAVLNDRLVAADFIKTSPEFVASGPPFAAQGAGVAMKKDAALKVIIDQAINALRSSGKLSALSQQWFGMDVTQ
- a CDS encoding phosphotransferase family protein, which gives rise to MDVAAALDRLAPRLSPAATGARNARRLSGGASLETWAFDLDDGAPLILRRRPDGALPRDTALPLASEAALIRAADIAGAPAPSVVHVCEPDDGLGEAYVMRRLEGETLGRRIVRDEAFAGVRPGLARRCGEVLARIHAIPIEGLPPLTTSDARGELARYEDLYRQMKAPRPILEAAFRWLEAIAPPPPDKPVLVHGDFRNGNLMIHPEQGLVGVLDWELAHLGDPAEDLGWMCVNSWRFGEWRKPVGGFGDYAELLAGHGGDIPLERVKFWQALGSLKWGVMCLMMYQSFAAGADRSIERAMIGRRTSETEIDLVALMEAA
- the recG gene encoding ATP-dependent DNA helicase RecG; translation: MRPEILFPLFTSVSTLKGVGPRVAPLLEKLAGPIVRDVLFTAPTGLIRRSVTTVDQAVEGQVQTFVVTIDGHQPPHRLGQPWKIRAWDGTGFLTLIWFKGHGPHLERQHPKGARRAVSGKVERPEGFASELQIAHPDYIVAEERAGDIPEVETVYPATAGLPSRTFRKFALEALDRAPDLPEWQDAAWRERERLPAWREALAALHAPASEADLSPLVRPRRRLAYDELLAHQLALAQRKAARRSHPGPLIPAGPLSEAAEKALPFKLTGAQIRSLSEIRGDLVSGERMSRLLQGDVGSGKTVVAMLAMADAASAGLQSALMAPTEILARQHFETITGPLEALGLSVILLTGRDKGAGRAAKLAGLADGTHHIAVGTHALFQDDVAFKALALTIIDEQHRFGVNERRRLQDKGPPNVDWGVHLLAMSATPIPRTLELTVFGDLDVSRIDEKPPGRTPVATRAAPTPRVPEIVERLRAAIAGGAQAYWICPLVSESDKVDLRAAEDRAADLARHLPGVGLVHGQMPPAEKDAVMQRFVDGEVSVLVATTVVEVGVNVPNASIMVIEHADRFGLAQLHQLRGRVGRGTRESSCVLLYDPPLSEVAQKRLDILRRSDDGFEIAEKDLELRGGGDPLGLKQSGFPAYRLADPVAHRDLIAVAADDARLILARDPELTSPRGQALRMLQELFDWKPVSSLNEAG
- a CDS encoding DUF808 domain-containing protein translates to MPSGLAALLDDVAGITKLAAASLDDVTGAAGKAGSKAVGVVVDDTAVTPGYAMGFTPDRELPIVWKIALGSLRNKLLFLLPGAMLLSAFAPWAVTPILMCGGAYLAFEATEKVVEAFTPESEGEAPEALAMSAPELEKQKVAGAIRTDLILSAEIMAIALADVTAQPLAIQAAALTVVGVLLTIGVYGAVALIVKMDDIGLHLSRGKVQSLRGFGRGLVKAMPWTMEALTVIGTAAMLWVGGGIIVHGLERFHLTPVPHWVEGFSHWAGQAPGVGAVTGWLAFALGSAVVGLAVGGVLAGVMHLWRHRKGAASH
- the tcyL gene encoding cystine ABC transporter permease; amino-acid sequence: METGLDLLRQSAPLLLKGAGYTVVLSVIGMGVGVVLGFGLALMRLSRSPLLRWPAGVYVSAFRGTPLLVQLFLIYYGLPQFGIEMPALAAAGIGFSLNVAAYACEILRSAIAAVDKGQWEAATVLGMSRGQALRRVILPQAARTAVAPLSNSFISLVKDTSLAATIQVPELFRQTQLITARTYEIFTMYLAAAAIYWIVSTVLAALQHRLERRASEGRR
- a CDS encoding amino acid ABC transporter ATP-binding protein produces the protein MSAIDAKDLRKSFGDTPVLAGVDLTVSPGEVVAIIGPSGSGKSTLLRCLAGLEPLNGGDLTIAGVTAGGKTSLARMLNGRVGFVFQGFNLFPHRTALENVIEGPVVVRKTPADEARAKGLALLEKVGLGERADAYPAALSGGQQQRCAIARALAMDPEVILFDEPTSALDPELVGEVLAVIRDLAAERRTMVIVTHQMDFARDVADRTIFMDGGVIVEQGPSRSLLASPREERTRRFLARSGVLR
- a CDS encoding nuclear transport factor 2 family protein, which codes for MKVLLFSLALMAAPPLSVEAQTAPEAAAKSPDVVALEALNAQWLTAYKTRDAAALDRVLADDFEGVYPGGRIMKKADILKLATNPARSFDTVAWEDVRIVVIGDVAVLRARARMTGSSAEGPFSSINDFADVYVRRPGGWRAISAHVVRVTE